From the genome of Prevotella herbatica, one region includes:
- a CDS encoding four helix bundle protein: protein MSQSDHLPIYKDTFTMLGMVIERVKNYPRFYRYTIGEKMVNINLDMLSLIYRANSSYNKLPIITQLDDRYRMLVMLFRLSVEQRVIPQNNYAKYAENCMV, encoded by the coding sequence ATGTCACAATCTGATCATCTTCCTATCTATAAGGACACTTTTACCATGCTAGGCATGGTAATAGAACGAGTAAAAAATTATCCACGTTTCTATCGCTACACAATAGGCGAAAAGATGGTGAATATCAATCTGGATATGTTGTCTCTGATATATAGAGCAAACAGCAGTTACAATAAACTGCCTATAATAACCCAACTTGATGACCGATACCGCATGTTGGTAATGCTGTTCAGATTAAGTGTAGAACAGCGGGTGATACCGCAGAATAACTATGCAAAGTATGCAGAAAATTGTATGGTATAA